One Triticum dicoccoides isolate Atlit2015 ecotype Zavitan chromosome 5B, WEW_v2.0, whole genome shotgun sequence genomic window carries:
- the LOC119308813 gene encoding GDP-fucose transporter 1-like — MAKQHYATSSLVIGYALCSSLLAIINKYAVTKFNYPGLLTTLQYLTSAAGVWALGKLGFLCHDPFNLETAKKFAPAAIVFYLAIFTNTNLLVHANVDTFIVFRSLTPLLVAIADTTFRKQPCPSKLTFSSLVIILGGAIGYVITDSAFSLTAYSWALAYLVTITAEMVYIKHIVTNLGLNTWGFVLYNNLLSLMISPIFWFLTGEHKSVFSAVESRVEGWFQLDAFVAVALSCLFGLLISFFGFAARKAISATAFTVTGVVNKFLTVAINVTIWDKHASAFGLVSLLFTLAGGVLYQQSVTAKGNIASAQRETASEQLKDESDGAEYDEEKQKLISSGVPSA; from the coding sequence ATGGCGAAGCAACACTATGCAACCAGCAGCCTTGTGATAGGCTATGCCTTGTGCTCGAGCTTGCTGGCGATCATTAACAAGTATGCCGTCACAAAGTTCAATTACCCTGGCCTCCTGACAACGCTACAGTACTTGACATCTGCTGCTGGTGTTTGGGCCCTTGGAAAGCTAGGTTTTCTCTGCCATGACCCCTTCAACCTGGAGACTGCCAAGAAATTTGCACCGGCTGCTATTGTCTTCTACCTCGCCATATTTACAAACACAAACCTCCTTGTTCATGCCAATGTGGACACGTTCATAGTTTTCAGATCCTTGACTCCGCTTTTGGTTGCTATTGCTGACACAACCTTCCGGAAGCAACCATGCCCTTCCAAGCTCACATTTTCATCCCTTGTTATCATATTGGGAGGAGCGATTGGCTATGTGATTACAGATTCTGCATTCAGCCTCACAGCATACTCTTGGGCGCTTGCCTATCTGGTGACAATAACAGCTGAGATGGTGTACATCAAGCATATTGTGACGAATCTGGGTCTAAACACATGGGGTTTTGTGCTGTATAACAACCTTCTTTCCTTGATGATATCCCCCATCTTTTGGTTTTTGACAGGGGAGCACAAGTCGGTCTTCTCAGCAGTCGAATCACGTGTTGAGGGTTGGTTCCAGCTCGATGCCTTTGTCGCGGTGGCATTGTCATGCTTGTTTGGGTTACTCATCAGCTTCTTTGGCTTTGCGGCTAGGAAAGCAATCTCAGCCACGGCATTCACGGTGACTGGGGTTGTGAACAAGTTCCTCACAGTGGCAATCAATGTGACGATCTGGGACAAGCACGCCAGTGCATTTGGTTTGGTTAGCCTGCTATTCACTCTTGCTGGTGGAGTACTCTATCAGCAATCAGTTACTGCAAAAGGAAATATTGCATCAGCTCAGCGTGAAACGGCATCGGAGCAACTTAAGGATGAAAGTGACGGTGCTGAGTATGATGAGGAGAAACAGAAGCTTATTTCATCTGGAGTGCCTAGTGCATGA